One Aquipuribacter hungaricus DNA window includes the following coding sequences:
- a CDS encoding helix-turn-helix domain-containing protein, whose protein sequence is MSRLDEVFAQLPDRLTVEQLSQLLGIEMQTTYRWLQEGRVPAYKVGRAWVIFRDEVKDMLEASSNQKNRADPDPTQSEAPAEPTA, encoded by the coding sequence ATGAGTCGACTTGACGAGGTGTTCGCTCAACTACCAGACCGGCTGACGGTCGAGCAGCTGAGCCAGCTGCTGGGGATCGAGATGCAGACCACCTACCGGTGGCTGCAGGAGGGCCGGGTCCCCGCCTACAAGGTCGGCCGAGCCTGGGTCATCTTCCGCGACGAGGTCAAGGACATGCTCGAAGCCAGCAGCAACCAGAAGAACCGGGCCGATCCCGACCCCACCCAGTCCGAGGCGCCCGCGGAACCCACCGCATAG
- a CDS encoding histone-like nucleoid-structuring protein Lsr2, protein MAQHVNVVLVDDIDGSAASETVTFALDGVSYEVDLSEDNAARLRSSLTEFVDKGRRAGGSRSKGTRSASRSSSSSSLQSGGGVDNGAVREWARANGHAVSERGRIKADVVQAYQAANG, encoded by the coding sequence GTGGCTCAGCACGTGAACGTCGTCCTGGTGGACGACATCGATGGCTCGGCGGCTTCGGAGACGGTGACGTTCGCCCTGGACGGTGTCAGCTACGAGGTCGACCTGAGCGAGGACAACGCCGCCCGGCTGCGCTCGAGCCTGACGGAGTTCGTGGACAAGGGTCGCCGGGCCGGCGGGAGCCGCTCGAAGGGCACCCGTTCGGCGTCGAGGTCGTCGTCGTCGAGCTCCTTGCAGTCGGGCGGGGGTGTCGACAACGGGGCGGTCCGGGAGTGGGCTCGTGCCAACGGTCACGCGGTGTCCGAGCGGGGCCGCATCAAGGCCGACGTGGTGCAGGCGTACCAGGCCGCCAACGGCTGA
- a CDS encoding relaxase/mobilization nuclease domain-containing protein, producing the protein MIAKVTRGTRVAGLVAYLVGPGRHDEHTDQHVIASSDEMDVADPTLSAPGARRGFTADLNHYKDLYDVTVPRGEVYHFSLSNPAGERVLSDAEWAATARGALGAVGLADDGPKAPVRWAAVRHGLSTAGNDHVHVVVVLARADGTKAAPHDDYNKLNRYCAAAERELGLASDRTPGRGTRAVPPASRADLQASGRAGEVLPLRERVQRDVRAAATAASTETDFVDGLRRAGLYVHPRYGEGGRAEVTGYKVAALRERDPEGHLVYFAGGRLARDLSLPALRTGWGDSPGERTRALVAWGEQPGRRDGPGGPGGATGERGPSSGWQGEPDPAAAMAAARQLHAAAQRLGASPAASWEQWAGVARETSGLLAAASSGWEGSRGGDLDRASRRLAQASAGAARRGGHRASSAGMGLEDLATVLMAGSGKGGSAALLMQLTRTAEAIAEASHAVQVARSAHQETALLRQRHAGAGTAAAVAGRAVGRMATATATAGPVTPAGAGAGGPATMSESPETEAMESLRPLAVAAAASASQAARMVQRMGERSADRARAQAEQERQVEELRREARAAYRELARREDWVGHASADDLRQAVEALGSGADPRDRDALHRVEESGRDRFGDAWPKEATSHEKADLSDGARGRDAGAREAFARGEHDEQPTGAGTSQAGAGAEGSKPGGTSTAPTIGGSDGEPVLAAAGGRLSIRKARGRGRVTGRTGPARRPDDPSRETQVER; encoded by the coding sequence GTGATCGCGAAGGTGACGCGGGGGACGCGGGTGGCGGGGTTGGTGGCGTACCTGGTGGGCCCGGGGCGGCACGACGAGCACACCGACCAGCACGTGATCGCCAGCAGCGACGAGATGGACGTGGCGGACCCGACGCTGTCGGCGCCCGGCGCCAGGCGGGGGTTCACCGCGGACCTGAACCACTACAAGGACCTGTACGACGTCACGGTCCCGCGCGGCGAGGTCTACCACTTCTCGCTGTCCAACCCGGCGGGGGAGCGGGTGCTGTCGGACGCGGAGTGGGCGGCCACGGCCCGCGGTGCGCTGGGCGCGGTCGGGCTGGCCGACGACGGGCCAAAGGCGCCGGTGCGGTGGGCCGCGGTGCGGCACGGGCTGTCCACGGCCGGCAACGACCACGTCCACGTCGTGGTGGTCCTGGCCCGCGCAGACGGCACGAAGGCCGCACCCCACGACGACTACAACAAGCTGAACCGGTACTGCGCCGCCGCCGAACGTGAACTTGGTCTGGCCAGCGACCGCACGCCCGGGCGGGGCACGCGCGCGGTGCCGCCAGCCTCGCGGGCAGACCTGCAGGCCAGCGGACGGGCGGGGGAGGTGCTGCCGCTGCGGGAGCGGGTGCAGCGCGACGTGCGCGCCGCGGCGACCGCCGCGAGCACGGAGACCGACTTCGTCGACGGCCTGCGCCGGGCCGGGCTGTACGTGCACCCCCGCTACGGCGAGGGCGGACGCGCGGAGGTCACCGGGTACAAGGTCGCCGCGCTGCGCGAGCGTGACCCGGAAGGGCACCTGGTCTACTTCGCGGGCGGCCGGCTGGCCCGCGACCTGTCCCTGCCGGCGCTGCGCACCGGGTGGGGCGACAGCCCCGGAGAACGCACCCGGGCCCTCGTGGCCTGGGGGGAGCAGCCCGGGCGGCGGGACGGGCCCGGCGGGCCTGGCGGGGCTACCGGGGAACGAGGTCCCTCGTCGGGGTGGCAAGGCGAACCGGACCCGGCCGCGGCGATGGCGGCGGCGCGGCAGCTGCACGCGGCGGCGCAACGTCTCGGGGCGAGCCCGGCCGCGTCGTGGGAGCAGTGGGCGGGGGTGGCGCGGGAGACCTCCGGGCTGCTCGCGGCGGCGTCGTCGGGCTGGGAGGGATCACGGGGCGGGGACCTGGACCGGGCCTCCCGCCGCCTCGCGCAGGCCTCGGCCGGCGCGGCACGCCGCGGCGGGCACAGGGCCTCGAGCGCCGGGATGGGGCTGGAGGACCTGGCCACCGTCCTCATGGCCGGGTCCGGCAAGGGCGGCTCGGCGGCGCTGCTGATGCAGCTCACCCGCACCGCCGAGGCCATCGCCGAGGCGTCCCACGCCGTGCAGGTGGCCCGGTCCGCGCACCAGGAGACCGCCCTGCTGCGCCAGCGGCACGCCGGTGCGGGCACAGCCGCCGCGGTGGCAGGGCGGGCCGTGGGCAGGATGGCGACAGCCACAGCTACAGCAGGACCGGTCACCCCCGCGGGGGCGGGAGCAGGAGGGCCAGCGACGATGAGCGAGTCACCGGAGACCGAGGCGATGGAGAGTCTGCGGCCGTTGGCGGTCGCGGCCGCGGCGTCGGCGTCGCAGGCGGCACGGATGGTGCAGCGGATGGGGGAGCGGTCCGCGGACCGGGCACGCGCGCAGGCCGAGCAGGAACGTCAGGTCGAGGAGCTGCGGCGTGAGGCCCGTGCCGCGTACCGAGAGCTCGCCCGGCGCGAGGACTGGGTCGGCCACGCCTCCGCCGATGACCTGAGGCAGGCCGTCGAGGCCCTCGGGTCCGGGGCGGACCCGCGCGACCGTGACGCGCTGCATCGGGTCGAGGAGTCCGGGCGCGACCGCTTCGGCGACGCCTGGCCCAAGGAGGCGACCAGCCATGAGAAGGCGGACCTCAGCGACGGGGCGCGCGGTCGGGACGCGGGTGCTCGAGAGGCGTTCGCCCGCGGTGAGCACGACGAGCAGCCGACCGGCGCAGGTACCTCGCAGGCGGGTGCCGGTGCGGAGGGCTCGAAACCGGGTGGCACGAGCACGGCACCGACGATCGGGGGCAGCGACGGCGAACCGGTGCTGGCCGCAGCCGGCGGACGGCTCAGCATCCGCAAGGCACGCGGTCGCGGCCGCGTGACGGGCAGGACCGGACCAGCCAGACGGCCCGACGACCCGAGCCGGGAGACTCAAGTCGAGCGGTGA
- a CDS encoding MFS transporter has product MWSRYRRVLQGPAWRFFLPAAAGRLGVAMTGLGLLSLLQATTGSLATAGAVTGAFALSEAVAGPQVARLFDRYGQRRPLLLLILMHAAAVAGLLSAALLGAAHQDGRSTVALCLLAVVAGASLPQVGACSAARWTRLFAASPLLRTAFALESMANDVAFLLGPTVVVAAAVAWTPVAAVVLATGLVVCGGVLLAMVCEERPRCDQHAPATEPEPDLRPDLRPDLRPDLRPDLGPEAVPELVPGPGRRGLLRAPFVSVVVVNLGLGGVFGSLQVAVTASAAGAGRPGVAGALYSVLALGGLIGGFVFGAGAWRGAPPRQLLTAALCLFLAVNLLSAAPSLLWLAGAVLAAGLMVAPVMVLSGSMVHRLVDPTTITQALSWTASASAAGLAGAAATTGYLIDTTDARASFAVTVAAATTVLLAAAAAARTTGSTRWGPLAGT; this is encoded by the coding sequence GTGTGGTCCCGCTACCGCCGGGTCCTCCAGGGCCCGGCCTGGCGCTTCTTCCTCCCCGCCGCGGCGGGTCGGCTCGGTGTCGCCATGACCGGGCTCGGTCTCCTGTCGCTCCTGCAGGCCACCACCGGCTCGTTGGCGACAGCAGGAGCGGTGACGGGGGCCTTCGCGCTGTCCGAGGCAGTCGCCGGACCCCAGGTTGCGCGCCTGTTCGACCGGTACGGCCAGCGGCGACCGCTGCTACTCCTAATCCTGATGCACGCCGCCGCCGTCGCCGGACTCCTGAGCGCGGCACTCCTGGGCGCGGCACACCAGGACGGGCGGTCGACTGTGGCGCTGTGCCTGCTCGCGGTGGTCGCCGGGGCGTCGCTGCCCCAGGTCGGTGCGTGCTCGGCCGCACGGTGGACGCGTCTGTTCGCAGCGTCGCCGCTGCTGCGGACAGCCTTCGCGCTGGAGAGCATGGCCAACGACGTCGCGTTCCTGCTCGGACCGACCGTCGTGGTCGCCGCGGCGGTGGCCTGGACCCCTGTGGCCGCAGTGGTCCTCGCGACCGGTCTGGTGGTCTGCGGCGGTGTGCTCCTGGCGATGGTGTGCGAGGAGCGACCCCGCTGCGACCAGCACGCGCCCGCCACCGAGCCGGAACCGGACCTGCGACCGGACCTGCGACCGGACCTGCGACCGGACCTGCGACCGGACCTGGGGCCGGAGGCGGTTCCGGAACTGGTACCGGGCCCGGGGCGCCGGGGCCTGCTGCGGGCGCCGTTCGTGTCGGTCGTGGTGGTCAACCTTGGACTGGGCGGGGTCTTCGGCTCGCTGCAGGTGGCGGTGACCGCCTCTGCGGCCGGTGCCGGCCGTCCGGGCGTCGCCGGCGCGCTGTACAGCGTCCTGGCACTCGGTGGCCTGATCGGCGGGTTCGTCTTCGGGGCTGGGGCCTGGCGGGGCGCGCCGCCCCGGCAGCTGCTCACCGCCGCCCTCTGTCTCTTCCTGGCGGTCAACCTGCTCAGCGCAGCTCCGAGCTTGCTGTGGCTAGCCGGGGCCGTCCTCGCGGCCGGGCTCATGGTGGCTCCCGTGATGGTGCTGTCAGGCTCCATGGTCCATCGCCTGGTCGACCCGACCACGATCACGCAAGCCCTGAGCTGGACCGCGTCGGCCAGTGCCGCCGGGCTCGCCGGCGCTGCCGCGACCACGGGGTACCTCATCGACACCACCGACGCCCGGGCTAGTTTCGCCGTGACCGTCGCAGCAGCAACAACGGTCCTGCTCGCAGCCGCAGCAGCTGCACGGACCACAGGCAGCACCCGGTGGGGACCCCTCGCCGGTACCTGA